A part of Vigna radiata var. radiata cultivar VC1973A chromosome 11, Vradiata_ver6, whole genome shotgun sequence genomic DNA contains:
- the LOC106777267 gene encoding tryptophan synthase beta chain 1-like, whose amino-acid sequence MACKLQGTLISCHSKTKKLVDQKERAASVVAQAVVTHQTKLPHFNITYVPSPTPSMDKIPSHSTEGKFGRFGGKFVPETIVAFLTHLEAQFKKSMADDAFQAELAEALRDYAGRETPLYHAKRLSEYYKSINNGKGPDIYLKREDLNHGGSHKMNNALAQAMIAKRMGCKSVVTATGSGQHGLATAAACAKLALDCTVFMAAKDIERQYSNVRLMKLLGAQVEAVDGGFRDAASXAFRCWVGDLENKYHLTGSAVGPHPLPSMVREFESVIGKETRMQALEKWGGKPDVLVACVGTGSNALGLFHEFVGDEDVRLIGVEGGGLGLDXGKHSSTLTKGEVGVYHGAMSYLLQDEHGQIIHPHSIAAGMEYPGVGPELSFLKESGRAEFFAATDEEALDAYEKLCKLEGIFPSLEAAHALGILDKLAPTLCDATKVVVNCSGRGDKDAAIVFDRRLLDKQS is encoded by the exons ATGGCTTGCAAACTCCAAGGGACACTCATCAGCTGCCATTCCAAAACTAAAAAGTTGGTAGATCAGAAAGAGCGCGCTGCCTCTGTGGTGGCTCAAGCTGTGGTCACTCACCAAACTAAGCTCCCTCACTTCAACATTACCTACGTCCCCTCTCCAACACCCTCTATGGACAAAATTCCTTCCCACTCTACCGAGGGAAAGTTCGGTAGGTTTGGAGGCAAATTTGTTCCTGAAACAATTGTAGCCTTTTTGACCCACCTCGAAGCTCAGTTCAAAAAATCCATGGCCGACGATGCCTTTCAG GCAGAGCTAGCGGAGGCGTTAAGAGACTATGCTGGGAGAGAAACACCTCTGTATCACGCAAAGCGATTGTCTGAGTATTATAAGAGCATCAACAACGGGAAAGGGCCTGATATATACTTAAAGAGAGAGGACCTCAACCACGGTGGCTCTCACAAGATGAACAACGCTCTTGCTCAAGCCATGATTGCTAAACGGATGGGTTGCAAAAGCGTGGTCACCGCCACTGGCTCTGGACAACACGGCCTTGCAACGGCTGCAGCATGCGCAAAACTCGCTTTGGACTGCACGGTTTTCATGGCCGCCAAAGACATCGAAAGACAGTATTCTAACGTGCGGTTGATGAAGCTGCTAGGAGCTCAG GTTGAAGCAGTTGATGGAGGGTTCAGAGATGCAGCATCGGANGCGTTTCGGTGTTGGGTGGGGGATTTGGAGAATAAATACCACCTGACGGGTTCGGCGGTGGGACCACACCCATTGCCGAGCATGGTTCGGGAGTTTGAGTCGGTGATAGGGAAGGAAACGAGGATGCAAGCATTGGAAAAGTGGGGAGGGAAGCCAGATGTTCTGGTGGCTTGCGTGGGGACAGGATCAAACGCTTTGGGTCTGTTTCATGAGTTTGTAGGAGATGAAGATGTNAGGTTGATTGGAGTTGAAGGTGGAGGTTTGGGACTTGATANTGGCAAACATTCTTCAACGTTGACNAAAGGAGAAGTTGGNGTNTACCATGGAGCCATGAGCTATTTACTACAAGACGAACATGGGCAGATTATCCATCCACATTCCATTGCTGCTGG GATGGAATATCCAGGAGTTGGTCCAGAGTTAAGCTTTTTGAAAGAAAGTGGGAGAGCTGAATTCTTTGCTGCAACTGACGAAGAAGCTCTTGATG CTTACGAAAAGTTATGCAAATTAGAGGGAATATTTCCATCCCTGGAGGCGGCACATGCATTGGGTATCTTAGATAAATTGGCTCCCACACTGTGTGATGCTACTAAAGTGGTTGTGAACTGCAGTGGTCGTGGTGATAAGGATGCTGCTATAGTCTTCGATCGCCGACTCTTGGACAAACAATCATAA
- the LOC106777216 gene encoding SOSS complex subunit B homolog, giving the protein MVLLKDIVPAAQNNIDTKFIVLEKGSTTVEGKNRICLTLVADETAAVHLQLWGDECDAFDSGDIIHLTKGIFSYQHGNLILRAGKRGKLEKIGEFTMSYVEVPNMSEIHWIPDPSNSKNYIQDYIISPQSRIFPSIP; this is encoded by the coding sequence ATGGTTCTTCTTAAAGACATTGTGCCTGCAGCTCAGAACAACATAGACACTAAGTTTATAGTTTTGGAGAAAGGCAGCACAACGGTAGAAGGGAAGAATAGGATATGCTTGACTCTTGTAGCTGATGAGACAGCGGCAGTTCATCTTCAGCTTTGGGGAGACGAATGCGATGCTTTTGATTCAGGCGATATTATTCATTTGACCAAAGGAATTTTTTCCTACCAGCATGGTAATCTTATACTCAGGGCAGGCAAGAGAGGGAAGCTAGAGAAGATAGGAGAGTTTACCATGTCCTATGTTGAGGTACCGAACATGAGTGAGATTCATTGGATTCCTGACCCAAgtaattctaaaaattatatcCAAGACTATATAATATCTCCCCAATCACGCATCTTCCCTTCAATTCCATAG